Sequence from the Cucumis sativus cultivar 9930 chromosome 1, Cucumber_9930_V3, whole genome shotgun sequence genome:
GGATATAAGAATGTCCTGCTGATGATTTTGGTGTAATGGGGCCAACCAGATCGAGTCCCCAAGCCTCAAAAGGCCAAGAAGCCACAGTTGGATGAAGAGGTTCTGGAGGTTGGTGTATGAAGTTTGCATGGTATTGACAAGGCTCACACTTCTTCACATAGTCTATTGAATCTTGGATCATCTTAGGCCAGTAGTAGCCCATTCTTCTTAGCTGGAATTGAAGCTTTGGTCCCGATTGATGTGCTCCACAAACACCTGCATGTACTTCCTTTAGAGCTTTTACCGAATCTTCCTTTCCGAGACATCGAAGGAAGAGCCCTTCAAGAGAACGGCGATATAAAGTTCCcttgtaataaatgaagtgtGCTGCCCTTCTtcgtatctcaattttatgacgAGAATCCTTTGGAAGCTTTCCATGTTCAAGATACTCTATGATGGGTTGAcgccaatcttcttcatcaatcaaataggaTGTTGCCATGTTCACTTCCTGACATTCAGGCCTAACTGGGGGTATAATCCATCGTTGACAAAGTGGTATGTTCAGAGTTACATCATCTGGCATGGTCAAGGCCGTGGCTAAATTTGCCAATGCATCcgctctcttattttctactctagggacatgttctaacatcacattatcaaacttttccatCAATTGTCGAGCATAAGCAAAATATGGCTTCAAGTCTTCATGTTTCACGTCATATTGAAGCGAGAGTtgattgattatcaattttgaatcaccATAGACCTCTATGAATGACACTCCgatttctaatgctatttGAAGGCCAATTATCAAAGCCTGATATTCAGCCACATTGTTTGAACACAATTCGGAAAGTGCAAAGCTATAAGGCAACATATGCTTCTCAGGAGAAATGAGGACAATGCCTGCCCCCGCACCACTTCTTCGAGCTGCACCATCGAAGTACATAGTCCAAGGTTCCATAACTTCTGTGAAGAAAACCTCATCGTCTGGTAGGTCATCACATAACTTCCAATCCGAAGGAATTGGGTGGTCTGCTAAAAAGTCTGCTAGCGCTTGTCCTTTTATCGCCTTTTGGGGAATATAGACAATGTCATATTGTTGGAGTAGAACCGCCCATTTGGCTAAGCGTCCAGCGATGATTGGCCTGGATAGAACATACTTTATAGGGTCTGCTTTTGCCACTAGATGAACCGTGAAGGCCTGCATATAATGCCTCAACTTATCAATGGCAAAGAAAAGTGCAAGACACATCTTTTCGATAGGAGAATAGTTAACTTCAGCCCCAATTAATGTTCTGCTTAGATAGTAGAGAGAACGCTCCTTTCCCTTTACCTCTTCTTGTGCCAGTAATGCTCCTAAGGACCTTTCTTGTGCAGCAATGTACAATATTAGTGGTTTGTCAGGTACTGGAGCTCCCAGCACTGGGGGAGTAAgcaagtatttctttatgctaTCAAAAGCGTTCTGACAAGCTTCATcccacacaaaattttctccttttctcatcaacttttgaaaaggttgacaCCGACCGGCCAAGTTAGAGATGAACCTTCGGATGTAAGCCAGTCGTCCTTGGAGACTTCTTAGGTCATgcaaacttttaggtcttgacATCTTCTGAATGGCATCAATCTTGGACTGGTCTATTTCGATCCCTCGATGCCTTACAATGAAGCCAAGAAATTTTCCTGAAGTTACACCAAACGCACACTTGAGAGGGTTCATCCTTAGCTGATATTTTCGCAAGCGATCAAACACGACTTTTAGATCCTTCAAATGGTCTTGTCGTCTCTTTGTTTTGACTACAAGATCATcaacataacattcaacatacctgtgcaacatatcatcaaacactttCTGCATGGCACGTTGATAAGTAGCGCCggcatttttcaatccaaagggCATCACCTTGTAACAGTATATTCCCTTTGGAGTTCTGAAAGctgtcatttcttcatctgAGAGGGCCATCcgtatttgattatatccaGACGACCCATCCATAAACGACAACGCCTCGTGTCCAGTAGTTGCATCAACCATGATTTCGGTGATGGGCAAGGGAAAATCATCTTTAGGGCATGCATTATTCAGATCGCGAAAGTCTACACAAACGCGaagttgtccatttttttttctaacagggACAATGTTTGCTATCCACGTTGGATATTTGACCTCGCGAATGAATCCTGCTTCGATCAACTTGTTGACTTCCACCTCGATTTGAGGGATAAGCTCCGGTCGAAAACGTCGTTGTGCTTGTTTAATCGGTCGATATCCGGGTTTAATTGCAAGATGATGGACTGCTACTTTTGGGTCAAGTCCTGGCATCTCCTTGTACGACCACGCAAAGATGTCCCTGTATTCGGTGAgcaaactcatatatttatcCACCTCTTCGTTAGAGAGGGACGCACTAATGAAAGTCGGACGTGGTTCCTCTATTGTACCAAGGTTCACCTCTTTTAGCTCGTCTACAGTAGATTGACCACCATCCTCTAAACTTTGTGGGGCATTTTCTGCGTCTTCTTCATGAGTTCCAGTCTCTGATTCCTCAATAATGGTGATGTGATGACATGAAGTTTCACATTCCCCTTGTTCCGACCCTTCTTTTTCAGGATTCGTTAGTATAACATCAtgtctttttacctttaacgAACCTTGACTTGTATTGAgagtaacaaaagtttttcttttcatgcgaGAAGGAACGTTGCTatgaatttctccattttcctttgtctCGCAAGGAAACTTCTTACTACGATAATTATCGACATCTGTATGCTTAATTCGACGCCAAACTTTCACACGAGACATtggttccttcttctttgtatctATGTTGGAATCAATGTTGTCGTGTGATCCTTTATCCCCGAGATGATTAAAAATCGGAGCACGGGGTGcttgtacatttttctttttagacacACCTAGCCTTTCAAAGGCTGATGGTCTTGTAGTTGTCAAGGCATGGCATGtgctttcttcctttatgGGAGTCGTAGTTAGCCTTCGAAAGACCGAATGTCTCTCAAGGTTTGGTACTGACTGGAGCCTTTCTCTTTCTGCCTCTGTCATGCTTAGCCTTTCAAATACTACGGGACGTGCAACAGATGGTCTAATTCGATCAAATACTGAGATTCTCTGATTATCACCTTCTTTTACGTCAGTATTGTCATCCTCCTCTATAGTTATATGATTGATGTCAaccactttttccttccccttTTTAGTTATACGGATCGGTTCTGGCGACTTGTATCCGAGTCCTTTTCTCGACACGGGTATAGAATGTCCTTCCCGTAGAAGCTTCTTTTGAGTTGAGGAGAGCTCAGGTCGGTCATGAATTTCCAAGCTTTTAAACTCGGTGTGAGCTGTGAAGTCATAACCTGCTTTCGCCATCAATTTGTAAGCCTTGGGGTCGAATCCGTCTTTCGTTCGCCTTTGGGGCAAGTTTGCTTCCACCAGATCTACCTTTACCTCCTGCTTCGCTATCTTAGTTAGTGGTGTagtgaagctttcttttatgatttcgaTGTCCcaactttcaaaccttttggaGACTCCATGAATGGTGATTCGCCTTTCTTGCGCCTTGACAGAGGGACATAACGCAAAACTGGTGTGTTTGCAGCATTTTCATCCTTCAAGATCATACCCTTTGTGCTGCTAGTGTATGCTTCACCCTTTCCAGAGTTAAAGGTTCTCGCactttcatgtggttctgTGGTTGCGAGTGATTTCAGTTGTGAattatcttctccttttgtaagaggggtttctgcaggcaaaacttctaaaatattattattctttgaataaaactttgcATCTGCGAAGTGAGACTCAGCTTCTGAGAATGGATTAGAGTCGGCTTCAACCTTCTTTACACCGtcctgataaaatttgaagcactGATGCAGTGTTGAAGTTACTACTCCGTTTCCATGAATCCAAGGACGCCCTAGTAACAACTTGTAAGTAGTCCTTGAGTCTATGACATGAAACAATGCACTGGCCTTTAGGTCGCCAATTATGAGTTCTAACCGTATCATGCCTATTGCTCTTTGGCTACCTTGGTTAAAACCTTGAATTACTAGCTTGCTATTTGAGAGCTCGTCCATCAAGATGCCTAATTGCCACATAGTCGACTTTGGCATTATGTTGACAGCTGAGCCATTATCAATGAGGATTCGATCGACTCTCTGTTCTCGAACGTATCCAGAAACATACAAAGGTCTATTATGAAGTTTAGATCCCAACAACAAATCCTCATCTGAGAAGTCTATAGACATACAATAAGAACcactctcatatgtcatagtcggagtactcgaacttgatgctCTTGAATTTAGCAATGCATCAATAAGGATGGTTTTGGTCTCTTGAGGAAGTGATAATAGATCCTCTACATTAAACCTTGAAAGGTCTTTTGATACTCCCTCTCCTTCTAGTGATCTTGGAgggattatttcttcctccgtTGTGTTGATAGCATGACACGCAACGACTTCTGGGTCTTCATCCTGATGATCACAAAGGAAGctttttggaaggaagtcTGCCAAGGTCACTAAGCGTTGAGGTCGAGAGAAATTCATGTCTTCATTATGTACGAGCTTAAGCTTatgagtcttcttctttttcttattcttttgagtcttatttcctcttctatagTTTTGGTAAGAGCGAGACTCTCTTTGGGTCGGGATCGACTGTCTTTTCTTTCGGTGGGTCACCACTATCCACccttcatcgtcttcttcaATTGGTCTTTTCTCTCCTTGAGGATCCTCGTATGAGATTTCCTGAAAGAATTGGACAACTATAGGCTCAAAGGTCCCGAACTGGACCAAGCTTTTCCTTTGCTCAAAAATCAATCTCGACGAAGAAGCCTCAGACATTATCGTCACTTCAGCGTGGTTTGTTTGAGCTACTTCCTCCAAATCTAGCTCAATCCTTTTCTCACGAGCCAACCTTAGAATTAGCTCCTTCAGCACGAAGCATTTCTCTACTGGATGACTGATGACCCGATGATACTTGCAGTAATTGGGATCATCTACCTTTCCTGCTTGCTCAGGTCGTTTACATTCTGGCAGCTGGATCAGCTGCTTCTCTAGTAGTTGCTCTAGCATGTCAGCGATATCTGAATCAGGAAATGGGTAAACTTTTTCCtgcctttcttttaaagtcaGACGTCGCCTTTCGCTTCCatcatccttcttttcaacCCTCGCTTCCTTTCCTTTGGAGAATTTCAGCGGGGTTGTGTTTACGACCATAGATTCTTTCGAGGTGCTTTTCACTATCTTTTCAgcacctttcatctctttcttatctttctttacttcaGGAACAAGAAAATCTTTAGTTCCTCTACTGGCGATGCTCAACTCCATATCATGAGCTCGAGTTGCCAGTTCTTCAAATGTGCGGGGCTTTATTCCCTGCAAAATGTAGAGGAGTCCCCAGTGCATGCCTTGGGTGCACATTTCTACAGCCGACAGTTCGGTGAGCCGATCTTTACAGTCAAGACTTAGAGCTCTCCATCTATTGATGTAGTCGATGACtggttctccctttctttgtttcgtaTTTGTAAGCTCCATCATGCTTACAGTACGCCTGGTGCTGTAGAAGCGATTGAGAAACTCCTTTTCTAGTTGTTCCCAACTCTCAATGCTTTCTGGCTCCAGATCAGTATAccattcaaaagcatttccTTTCAAGCTTCGAACAAATTGTCTGACTAGTTGATCTCCTCTTGATCCTGCATTCTCACATGTTTCGACGAAGTGAGCAACGTGCTGTTTTGGATTGCCCTTTCCGTCAAACTGCTGGAATTTTGGAGGCTGATATCCAAGCGGCATTCTCAAGTTGTCGATTCTTTTGGTGTATGGTTTAGAGTACATGAAAGAAGTCTGAGATGGGCCTCCATATTGTGCTCTGATGGAGTTTGTGATCATATCTTGTAATTGTTGAACCGAGAGAGAAGCCACAGaagttgattgttgttgtggCTGATTTTCTTGTACCACGTTCTTCCCTTTGTCATCAACTTTAACGACAGGAGTTTGACTCGATTCAGCAGTTTCACGAGTCTGCATCTGCTCCTTTAAAGCTGCAATTTCGTGGTCTCgttcatcaacaaccttcatcaggagattaatttttctctccatctccgCCATGGCAGTCTCGACTGCTACATCAGCCATCATGACGGACATCACATCTGGGTGTGCTTCTTTCAGTGACCTGCTAGAGGCAGaatcataatcattatatagaGGATTTTCCTTGATGACAATTCCAGCTTTAGGAGATTCCATCAATTGCTTCAGGATGCTCTGCGCGATGGCGGAACCTTGGTCTTGCCCTTGGATGATCCCCTTGGAACGACTACGGGTAATAGGTCCCGTGTAGGTGTCGCTTGCAGCTGAAGATTTGGATGCAGCTTTCTTTGATGCCATTGATTTGCTTGTAGATGTagatgatgagagagagatgagaggtagagATGATCCCACTGGGCGTGCCAatttgttcgcacgagatttccggagaaatttaattcgtggacttgaacttgggttgatgttgtatttttgttgatttgatgcgatgcggttcaatctctagaatttgatcctctgattctctctcaactgtatgtctacgcttgatttagaggaagcggagcacgtgatgttcttgaagtttgttgaacgtctacgcttgatttggagaaagcggagcacgtgatgttcttgaagtttgttgaacgtctacgcttgatttggagaagcggagcacgtgatgttcttgaagttggagtcttggaagaaagtttgtatcttcaaagcagcttcaatcttcgagggtggtcaacttcagaagttagggagtcttctaactcttggaagaattctctctggatcttctagagtcaaaattttccaacccctacaaatgaggagaattcccCTATTAtatagagttcactggtgggctttatgggtttgaacttggttggtccatggaccagacccatgggctcaaccatatggacttaggttatatttagtctttgggctcaattaagcttattttttggcttaattgaacttagtccaagtaaataatatttaattgaactaaaatgattgacttaatccaacgattaatatgaaaacatgtggcattcttagaatgaccaatttatttattttaactctttaatttggagcatgtgtcaattttaattagttccaaatttaattatttgtacttttcatcattaacttaataaatgatgtggcaacttgtgattggtctcaaaatttcttattcaacaactACCTCCCCCATTAATTTATTATGGTAATATGGAAACGCCCAATTCTACTCTAGATCAACAACTGAAGGACCGAGTTATTGTTTTGGGCATCTTGAAGGAACATCTCAGCATTGCacaaaaatagatgaaaaagGTATGCtgatttgaaaagaagagacGTAGAGTTTGGAGTGGGAGATCTGGTTTTTCTCAAACTCAGACCGTACAAACAGACTTctttaaggaagaaaaggaatgaaagttatctcctaaatattttgggccatataaaattattgagaaaatTAGGGCAGTGGCTTATAAACTGGAACTTCCATCCACGGCTACAATTCATCCTGTTTTTCATGTGTCACAATTGAAGAAGGGTTTAGGAGATTATATACAGGTGCATCAAATAGTGCCTTATTTAAATGACAAGCACGAATAGATGACATTACCAGAAGAAGTCTATGGTTATCAAAAGAATCCTAATACTAAGGACTGGGAAGTCTTGATTAGCTGGAAGGGGTTACCGCCACATGAAGCTACATGGGAAGTGTGCAGCGATTTTCAACAACAATTTCCTGATTTCCATCTTGAGGACAATGTGGATTTGGAGGAGGAGAGTAGAGTTAGACCACCATTgttatttacttataatagaagaaagaaaaataaaggacATGAGGAACTACCTacagttaatttaaaaaaagaaccacctatagttaaatttaaaaaatgacagtTATTTCAAAAAGGAAGTTAAATCAATGAGGGAGATGGGAAAGGACGGGCAGTTTTTGGAGTGAAAGAAAAGGTCTGCAATACTCCTTGAAAAACAGTGGAAGCAGAGGTTCACGATTTGgttattagtattttgtttgctttttagtattttgttttgtattttgttttgtttgttgtttggtATTTTGGGTTAGGAGGTTTActtgtttgatgtttgtgaattatCTGTAACATGACTCATTTTGTGAGGTTCACGGTTTGAttatgttgtaagttgtgtttgaattatcaatataatagaaacactacatcagtgttctatcagtGATGTAATGCTCAAACTTAAGACAATAAAGAAATTGcctaggtacaagggagaataaatagagtatacaatggaataaaaaaggaaaagatttaggaaaataaggaaaacattctcataatctttccataattattctaggattctaacaaggaaaatgcctaaaaaaaaaaggaaagaattccaacaatAATCAAGTCAACTTATCCTCTCTAATTACAACTTACAACTTCGGTTGATCATTGAAGTACAGCTCCCCTTTCTTCCCATGCTATGTTGAATACTATACAAGCACAAAGTTGAATACCATACAAGCCTGGTGGTTCGCAGAGCAGCTTGTGCGCTTATTGGCATCTATAAGAATGAACTATGGCCTCCACCAAATGGTACCATTGGCTTGAACTCTGCAGAAGCAACCAGCCATGGACAATGGCTGAACCTAATGCTCTGAAAAAATCACCAAAcagtaagaaaacaaaagaaagatcGTTAGTCATGCGCTTCTTAAACTACCAACCATAAAGTTTACCAACTTTTTCAACCTCAAACCACAAAGTTTACCAACTTAGTCAATTAATACTGATACGCTCATGTTGTCACTAGTTCAAATAGTGTACGTAATATGTTAGGAACTTGGAATATGAGAATGGGATTTTCTCCTATAACATTGATCAGCCAAATTTTTGCAATGCCTCTAACATTTCTTTctagttcttttttttgtagagCAGTTGAGTAAATATAAATTACTTAGTCTAAATTGCTCTAAGGTACAAGTCAAGCCATGGATCTTTTCCCATTCTGTTGAATTGGAAAGATCCAATCCCTTTAAATACGCAGCATCCAGTTTCTATTgtaattgtaaaatatatacgTACTGGAATACTTAGAAGCAACCCTTGATGATTGACTAGAACTGGAAGACTTCTTCTTGCAGCAACTGGAATCAATTTCAACAGCACCAATGCTTCTCTAGCTGATGATCTGGCAGAATTTAAACATCTATTTGTACTCTCCATGGTCTGCCCCTCCAAACTGGCTAAAGTATCTCTTGGGTTTTGACAATTCTTCACAGTGCAACTGCACTTGGACAACTTAGAAAGATAAAGCCAATCAGATTCGGTCATGTGCCGCACCTCTAACTCCATATCACAACCTAACAAACAGGACTTGCAAAATGCATTACAACCAGCTGCCTTAAAAGTAGAGttaacttcattttcatcttttatattCCAAGTGATAAAGAACCTGTTCATATAGTTACAGATTTGCCCTGGCTTAAGCAGGCCACTGGATGAAGTTCGCACAGATTGTGAACCATGTTTTGATTCATGTCCAGGAGTGACTTTTGGTTCTGCTTTGAAGAGTTTGGTCTCTTGCATCTGCAGTGAAACGATGATTCTATAGGTTGATTCACTGAGAATATTTAGCCTTTTTGCTTCATCTAGAACAGTTTCAGAGGTTGCATCCAAGAAGTGCACATCTGAAGCTTCAGGAATGAAGTGTTCTAAATATGACTTCCCATCATTGATGATTTGTTCTAACCCATCAGAAACATCGCGTCTCTCTTTCTTATAAGAGGGTGCATGGAAAACTTCTATTTTGGAAGGCAAAGGGCAATCCACAGAACAACAGACTATGCACCTGGTGCCCTTAGATCCAGGAGCTGGACAAATGTAGCAACCAGCTGCTGTCAGTGAAGTCTGCatggtttgttttttatataattaataagaaaacaaagaatagAGGAAATCAAGCCATgacaaaaagaatcaaatgaaGTACTTCATGAAGCAACAAAAAGAACAGCTTCCTATACACTTTCACCACTTGACTTTTAATGAAAACTGGAGGAAAAACGTTGCTGGTATATAACAGGTCAACTCCATTACTCTTAAGTCTGCAAGAGATTTACACTAGTTGCTTCTGAACTTTATGTGCATGccataaataagaataattactGAAACCATAAAATACAGAAGGGACATGGAGAGAAGAAACGGATTATTGGCGCAGCAGTTGACTCCCATGTTATTTCTGTGAACTTCAAGGATCAACGAAGCTACAGCAATGTTCCTCAATAAACAATACTGAAAGTTCAAATCGATGCACTTTTACCTAAATAGTTCATTTGAACACATTGCACATAGCCAACACAATTTGATTTCTTAACTCTAAGAAAATAGACAAACCAGAAGTTAAATGAAGCTGAACCCAGACTGTGCcaagaaaaaatcatttgtttagaaatcatgtaaaaaattagtgatataGAAGCAATGATGAGATATATTTCTTAAGAAAAGGGAGTTGACTAGTAAGACGAGCATATTGGAATAACACTCTTAAAATCAAATACGTTGGGAAAAAGTTATTCCATGCATCAGGTAAGGGTAAAGCAAGCCAACCAcctttataaatatgtaatttatgCTTAATgcactaataattaaaattttcaaatatattcatccaaatacaaatatggAAAGATGAAGTGTCTTAATAAAGAGATTGACTTGTATATTACCTTGCAAGGACCTGTTTGAATGTAGTCTAACACCAATTTTGCAGTGTTGCCTCTAACCGGTCTGTGCCTTTGAGAGATGAACTGAAAATTTTTTATGGACTCACAACAATGTTAATTGGCCAATTGCTTCAAAATATAACGGTTGTCATTATACTAATAATGTTTTACCTGCAAAACTAAGGTCACAAACTTTGCCAGGCAAACgtcttgaattttaaattgattgagaATCTCCAAATTAATAATGGCATATCCCACCTACAAGAAGGATCCAAATTCTCATCCATCAAAACttaataatgtttaattagaaaatggaGGGCCGAGAGGGAGAACTGCTGAAGagattcttaaaaaatgaatatgaaaacTGTAAGATCAATTAATACACACAGATGTAAAGAGTACCCACATCCGTTATGGTCAAAGTCCAATTTGCGAGGCTTAAACAAACTTGATCAATAAATAAGCGTGTTTTCCTACAGGCAGAAATAATGGCATGTAGCTCAGAGTTGAAAGTACCTGAAACTCAAAAAATGGCGAGATGAAATCATGAATCTCGTATATTGAGTAACCATCTATAGGAAAGAAAGCCAGTCCCCTGACTGTTATATTGGAACTTTAGCAAACCAGGCAAGGCACCAACAAGATCAATGGCGTTCTCTAAGCTGCTTATCTTAGTCACTAAACATCCTAAGATTCAAGACTTTTAGCTTCAGATTTTTGTGGGCCATGGTTTCtgggaaaacatttttttatagacTATTTATGCAAAAACTGTTATTCAGGCGTTGTGTCAGAAAAAAAGATGACAGTTTTTAACATGAGTTCAAAAGTGGAAGCAgttgttttaataaaaataaaaaataaaaataaaaggtggAAAATCATTGTGATGTTTTTTCTACCTCTAATTGGAGTTGAGTAACctaaatcttcttctttatgcatatatataaagatttcTGTACCATTGGAGAGCTTTTTCTAAGCCCTTTTAATTCACACTTAGAAGAATATTGATACATCAGTATagtagaaggaagaagaagaaggaagggaACCACAGCAGTTGCACGTGTGAAGAATAAGGAAGTTAGAATTCATTAGCTGTCATTTAGAATTCATTAGCTGTCATTTTGTAAATCagttagtataaataaagaattttgagggagagagaaagttagttagaaagttattttgagatattcTTGCAATTCCTTAAGAGATAGGAAGGCAGAATAGGGTTTGAACAGTTCCGAATTGAGGTATTCTCAATTCGGATTCCTTGTATTCTTTACCAGAACTTGAGTAATAagaatttctttatttgattcaattggAGTCcccatcaaattggtatcagagtaGTACGATTCTGGAAAAGAAGGAACATGGTGCAGACGCGTATGGAAGAGAAGGTGGAAGCGCACAATCAAGAAATGATAGCAATGAGGAAAGAAGTAAGCAAAATTCCTGCTATTGAGGAAAAACTAACGACGATCAGTGTACAGACTGAAAAGACTCATCAGATGTTGATAATGCTTATGGAATCC
This genomic interval carries:
- the LOC116403403 gene encoding uncharacterized protein LOC116403403 isoform X3; protein product: MQAELFILRLSRSSGVLGLAGIPFTSQIFSSHTYSYSEVSKNYGVLLVRPLMDFSKDDMYKICQAANQDWVEDPTNRSSLFARNRIRMSLGDLSSSTFNSELHAIISACRKTRLFIDQVCLSLANWTLTITDVGYAIINLEILNQFKIQDVCLAKFVTLVLQFISQRHRPVRGNTAKLVLDYIQTGPCKTSLTAAGCYICPAPGSKGTRCIVCCSVDCPLPSKIEVFHAPSYKKERRDVSDGLEQIINDGKSYLEHFIPEASDVHFLDATSETVLDEAKRLNILSESTYRIIVSLQMQETKLFKAEPKVTPGHESKHGSQSVRTSSSGLLKPGQICNYMNRFFITWNIKDENEVNSTFKAAGCNAFCKSCLLGCDMELEVRHMTESDWLYLSKLSKCSCTVKNCQNPRDTLASLEGQTMESTNRCLNSARSSAREALVLLKLIPVAARRSLPVLVNHQGLLLSIPSIRFSHCPWLVASAEFKPMVPFGGGHSSFL
- the LOC116403403 gene encoding uncharacterized protein LOC116403403 isoform X1, with protein sequence MAQGLIQTGTNHSFFFLSSKSKIAISFILPSFHLRVLPLPRCFCSYSSLQQPIDLCNYRETFSKRMDMAGLKPHHRIALGVSGGPDSMALCVLTAGWKMDGLGTSCKSSTLVDGLLAIVVDHGLRAESRDEAKVVCNRVTQLGIRCELASCDWINGRPKQGHLQEAARDMRYQMLQKVCVQHNIGVILVAHHADDQAELFILRLSRSSGVLGLAGIPFTSQIFSSHTYSYSEVSKNYGVLLVRPLMDFSKDDMYKICQAANQDWVEDPTNRSSLFARNRIRMSLGDLSSSTFNSELHAIISACRKTRLFIDQVCLSLANWTLTITDVGYAIINLEILNQFKIQDVCLAKFVTLVLQFISQRHRPVRGNTAKLVLDYIQTGPCKTSLTAAGCYICPAPGSKGTRCIVCCSVDCPLPSKIEVFHAPSYKKERRDVSDGLEQIINDGKSYLEHFIPEASDVHFLDATSETVLDEAKRLNILSESTYRIIVSLQMQETKLFKAEPKVTPGHESKHGSQSVRTSSSGLLKPGQICNYMNRFFITWNIKDENEVNSTFKAAGCNAFCKSCLLGCDMELEVRHMTESDWLYLSKLSKCSCTVKNCQNPRDTLASLEGQTMESTNRCLNSARSSAREALVLLKLIPVAARRSLPVLVNHQGLLLSIPSIRFSHCPWLVASAEFKPMVPFGGGHSSFL
- the LOC116403403 gene encoding uncharacterized protein LOC116403403 isoform X5 codes for the protein MTSSGVLGLAGIPFTSQIFSSHTYSYSEVSKNYGVLLVRPLMDFSKDDMYKICQAANQDWVEDPTNRSSLFARNRIRMSLGDLSSSTFNSELHAIISACRKTRLFIDQVCLSLANWTLTITDVGYAIINLEILNQFKIQDVCLAKFVTLVLQFISQRHRPVRGNTAKLVLDYIQTGPCKTSLTAAGCYICPAPGSKGTRCIVCCSVDCPLPSKIEVFHAPSYKKERRDVSDGLEQIINDGKSYLEHFIPEASDVHFLDATSETVLDEAKRLNILSESTYRIIVSLQMQETKLFKAEPKVTPGHESKHGSQSVRTSSSGLLKPGQICNYMNRFFITWNIKDENEVNSTFKAAGCNAFCKSCLLGCDMELEVRHMTESDWLYLSKLSKCSCTVKNCQNPRDTLASLEGQTMESTNRCLNSARSSAREALVLLKLIPVAARRSLPVLVNHQGLLLSIPSIRFSHCPWLVASAEFKPMVPFGGGHSSFL
- the LOC116403403 gene encoding uncharacterized protein LOC116403403 isoform X6, with translation MTSGVLGLAGIPFTSQIFSSHTYSYSEVSKNYGVLLVRPLMDFSKDDMYKICQAANQDWVEDPTNRSSLFARNRIRMSLGDLSSSTFNSELHAIISACRKTRLFIDQVCLSLANWTLTITDVGYAIINLEILNQFKIQDVCLAKFVTLVLQFISQRHRPVRGNTAKLVLDYIQTGPCKTSLTAAGCYICPAPGSKGTRCIVCCSVDCPLPSKIEVFHAPSYKKERRDVSDGLEQIINDGKSYLEHFIPEASDVHFLDATSETVLDEAKRLNILSESTYRIIVSLQMQETKLFKAEPKVTPGHESKHGSQSVRTSSSGLLKPGQICNYMNRFFITWNIKDENEVNSTFKAAGCNAFCKSCLLGCDMELEVRHMTESDWLYLSKLSKCSCTVKNCQNPRDTLASLEGQTMESTNRCLNSARSSAREALVLLKLIPVAARRSLPVLVNHQGLLLSIPSIRFSHCPWLVASAEFKPMVPFGGGHSSFL
- the LOC116403403 gene encoding uncharacterized protein LOC116403403 isoform X7; this translates as MTCTRYAKLLIKIGLKTQQIEVPCLLEIEFECHWEICHLVGYAIINLEILNQFKIQDVCLAKFVTLVLQFISQRHRPVRGNTAKLVLDYIQTGPCKTSLTAAGCYICPAPGSKGTRCIVCCSVDCPLPSKIEVFHAPSYKKERRDVSDGLEQIINDGKSYLEHFIPEASDVHFLDATSETVLDEAKRLNILSESTYRIIVSLQMQETKLFKAEPKVTPGHESKHGSQSVRTSSSGLLKPGQICNYMNRFFITWNIKDENEVNSTFKAAGCNAFCKSCLLGCDMELEVRHMTESDWLYLSKLSKCSCTVKNCQNPRDTLASLEGQTMESTNRCLNSARSSAREALVLLKLIPVAARRSLPVLVNHQGLLLSIPSIRFSHCPWLVASAEFKPMVPFGGGHSSFL